Genomic window (Polaribacter batillariae):
GCTTAAAAGCGTTTCTTAATTTATCATCATTTATAACATATTTTTTGTATTTACCATCTTTGTATCTATGGTAAATAAAAATGGGCATACATATAAACGACAAATACAAAACGCATAAACCCATTACAATTTTAGCTTTTTCATGTTCTGTGTTTATTAAATAAGCACCAATAGATACCCAAACTAAAAAAACGATAAAAAGTATTTTTAATAGAATTTTCATACTGCAAAACTACAAAAAGTCTATCTTTATTTTTTGATAATTAGTAATTATATCTGGTTGAGCCTTTCATTTATGTTCAAAAAAAAACTAAAGTCAAAACCTAATTATTTTCAAAATTATAAACCTCTCGACTGCGCTCGGGGAAATAAAAAATCTTATAAATGAAATCAATTTTATTATTTTTAATAGGTTTGCTATTCATTTCTTGTAAAGAAACTAAAAAACAATCTGTAATGAACAAAAAAATAGTAATCGCTCACAGAGGTGCTTCTGGCTATTTACCCGAACATACTATGGAAGCAAAAGCCATGGCCTATGCTATGAATCCAGATTTTATCGAACAAGATTTGGTGTTGAGTAAAGATGATGTTCCTATGGTAATTCACGATATTTATTTAGATGATGTTACCAATGTTGCCGAAAAATTTCCTGATAGAAAAAGAGAAGACAACCGCTATTATGTAATTGATTTTACGTTTGAAGAATTACAAACTTTAACAGTTTCCGAACGTTTTAATCCTAAAACTGGCGAACAATTTTATAAAAACAGATTTCCAAAAGGAAAAGGAAATTTTAAACTGCATTCTTTTCAACAAGAAATAGAAATGATACAAGGTTTAAACAAAGCTACTGGGAAAAATATTGGAATTTATCCTGAAATTAAAGAGCCCGAATTTCATAAAAAAGAAGGTAAAAATTTAACTGAAATCGTATTAAAAATACTGGCAGATTATGGTTACAAAACCAAAAAAGACCATTGTATTTTACAATGTTTCGATGCCAAAGAATTAGAGAGAATTCGCAAAGAATTAAAGTCTAACTTATTTTTAGTGCAGTTAATGGAATTCCCAGAAGAAACAAAACAATTAAAGCATTTTGCAACGTACGCAGACGGTATTGGGCCTTGGTACAAACAAATTTTAGACAAAAAAGTAAATGGAAAATGGGTAACAACGTCACTTGTGAAAAATGCACATCAATTAGGTTTAAAAGTGCATCCATATACGTTTAGGGCAGATCAATTAGACGAGTTTTCTACGTTTAAAGAAATGATGCAAACCTTATTAATAAATGCCAATGTCGATGGCGCTTTTACAGATTTTCCAGATTTGGTAGTAAACTTTGTGAATTTAAATAACTAAGAAGTTACTTCAATTAGTTTATTTCTGTAGGCAGTTAATAATTTCGATTTAGAGATAAAACCAACATACTTTTCATTTTTAACCACTGGCAAATTCCATGCATTACTGTCTTTAAATTTTTGCATTACTTTTTCCACAGTATCATTATAAAAAATAATTTCTGGGGCCGATTTCATAAAATCGGCAACAGTAGCAACTTTATACTGGGTTTGGTCGAACATCATTGGTCGAATATCATCTAACAAAACAATACCTAAAAAGCGTTTTTCTTGATCTAAAACAGGAAAAATATTTCTTTTTGATTTTGCGACTGACTTTTTTAGCATTTCTCCAAAGGTCATTTCTGGAGTAATGGGTTTAAAATTGGTTTCGATTAACTTGTCAATTCGCATCATCATTAACACATTTTTGTCTTTATTGTGTGTTATTAATTCGCCTCTTTTTGCCAATTCTACTGTGTAAATGGAGTTTGAAATAAAGTATTTTGTAAAGGCAAAACTAATGGCAGCTACTAACATTAAAGGAACAAAAAGTTCGTAACCTCCAGTAATTTCGGCAATTAAGAAAATTGCAGTTAGTGGTGCATGTAAAACTCCTGCCATTAAACCTGTGATACCAATTAAGGTAAAATTCGATTCGGAAACCGAAAACCCCAACTGATTTATAATTTTGGCAATTGCATTTCCTAAGGCAGAGCCCATAAAAATGGTTGGAATAAAAATACCTCCAACTCCACCAGCAGCAAACGTAGTTGTCATGGCAATTGCTTTAAAAATAGCGATAATTAACAACATAAAAACCACCATATATGCGTTTTGTAAATCGATATTATAAGGAATATCTTTGAGCGCTTTTGCAGTATCTCCGTTTAATAAATTGTTAATTAGTCCATAACCTTCTCCATACAAAGGCGGAATTAAATACAGCATAATTCCAATAGTAATTCCACCAATAATTAGTTTTTTAAACGAACTTTCGAAACGCCCAAAAAAATGGGTAATGGCAAAATACATTTTAGAGAAATATACAGAGGCAATTCCTGTAAAAAAAGCTAAAATGATATAAAAAGGAATGTCTTTAACTTGAAAAACATCTTGCAATTTAAAACCAAATAAAACGTCTGTTCCTACAAAAAAATAAGACGAAATTACAGCAGAAACCGATGCTAATAATAACGGAACTAAAGAAGCAAAAGCCAGGTCTAAACTAAAGATTTCTACCGCAAAAATAATCGCTGCAATGGGGGCTTGAAACATCGAAGACATGGCACCTGCAGTTGCGCAACCAACTAACAACATTCGGGTTTTTGCATTCATATGAAACAATTGCGCTACATTAGAACCCAAAGCGGCTCCTGTACTTACTGCTGGGCCTTGCAAACCTGCAGAACCTCCAAAACCAACAGTTAATGGAGCAGTAATTAAAGAAGCAAATATTTTGTAACGCTCAATAATTCCGTTTCTTTTAGAAATGGAATGCAAGGTGGTAGAAATTCCATGCCCGATTTCTTTTTTAATAACAAATTTCTTAATCGAATACACCAAGAACAAACCAATAATTGGAAAAATAAAATAGAGTGAGTAATGGTAATCTTTAATAAATTTTCCTTCTAATAATTCTTCAATTAAAAAAGTAAAATCTTTTAAAATAAAAGTTCCTAAACCTGCTAAAAACCCTACTAAAATGCTTAAAATATATACAAATTGTCGCTCAGAAATATATTTATATCTCCAAATTAACACCTTTTTAAGTATTTTATATTTTGTTGGCATTGTTTATTTTTGTCATTTCGACTTTATGGAGAAATCTTTCATATTATTAGAGATTTCTCAACTTCATTGCATTTCGTTCGAAATGACATTAGATTGTTAATTATTTTTTGCTGATAATATATCCGTTCCTAAATAACCATTATCTTTATTATAAAACCAAGCTCTGTTTTTAGGCATTTTTATACCGTTAATGGTTTCTAAACCAGATAATAAAATATATTCTCCACTATCTTTTGCTTCTTTAAAAAACTGATATACTTCCATCGCATACGTTTTTGGATTAAAATAAAAGTACCAAGTATCTTTACCTACTTCTTTGTTATAAGTTGCTTTTAAGACTAAATACTCTTTTCCTTTAAACATTTTTCTTTCTACTTTTTTATGGATAATGGTGCCTTTATCTTTCAACTTCATTGGCAAACCATATAAATAGGTGTAATAATTTTTATACAATTTTGCACGTTTGCAACTTAAACTGTATTTCTTTTTTAATTCTTCAGACGGATTTGTATTGCCGTTAATGGCCATACTGCAATCGCCTTTATGAATTGCATATTCTGTAACAATGGTGTCTTTTACAGCTTTCACTAAAAAATATTGTTCTGGTAAATTAATTCGGATTCTACTTTTTCGTGGAGAATTTTTAGGCATTTCCATAGTTACAAAAAATTCGCCTTTAAAGGTTTCCCAATTTCCATTTGGATCGTGAAATTCAATGGCTTTTTCTAATAATTGTTCTCCCGTAATTTCTTGTGAAAATGAGATTATTGATGTGAAAAAGATTGTAAATGTGATTAGTTTTTTCATAGTTAGAATTTAAAAAACCTCGTGAGTACGAGATTTAAAATTATATTTTAATTGTAGCTAGATGATATTTTTGCCTGTCATAAACCTCAATTAGATATCCATCATACAAATTTCTACTCCATACTAATTCTGTTATCCTAATAAAATAATTATACCAACTCCTTTCTCCTAACTTTGTTAAATCTAGTCTATTTTTTTGAATAGCTTCCAACATTTTAGCTTCAGTTTTATGCATAAATTTTAATTTACAAAATCAAAAAAAAGGTGTTTTAGGTTTCTATTTGTATGATTGGATTGATAGATAATATTTTCGATATTGAAAATAACTTCGGTTTCTCTTTTATCTTTTTTTAGAAGTTTATTAACTCCTTGTTCAACACATTGATTTATTGTTCCTTCTAAAATATAACCAACTAATAAGCCTTTACATTGATGATATTTTCCACCTATTAAAAAATTATCTATACCTGTATTTATGTAGCGTCTTTTTGAATCTGAATCTTTTGATTTCAAATTTTTAGCTTCAATATAGTAAATGTATTCATTTTTTAGCCAAGAAATACTGGTCAATCTCATATCTATTCTCGAAAATTTTGCTGCAAAACCTTTTTCAGGAGTA
Coding sequences:
- a CDS encoding DUF6503 family protein, translating into MKKLITFTIFFTSIISFSQEITGEQLLEKAIEFHDPNGNWETFKGEFFVTMEMPKNSPRKSRIRINLPEQYFLVKAVKDTIVTEYAIHKGDCSMAINGNTNPSEELKKKYSLSCKRAKLYKNYYTYLYGLPMKLKDKGTIIHKKVERKMFKGKEYLVLKATYNKEVGKDTWYFYFNPKTYAMEVYQFFKEAKDSGEYILLSGLETINGIKMPKNRAWFYNKDNGYLGTDILSAKNN
- the glpQ gene encoding glycerophosphodiester phosphodiesterase, with amino-acid sequence MKSILLFLIGLLFISCKETKKQSVMNKKIVIAHRGASGYLPEHTMEAKAMAYAMNPDFIEQDLVLSKDDVPMVIHDIYLDDVTNVAEKFPDRKREDNRYYVIDFTFEELQTLTVSERFNPKTGEQFYKNRFPKGKGNFKLHSFQQEIEMIQGLNKATGKNIGIYPEIKEPEFHKKEGKNLTEIVLKILADYGYKTKKDHCILQCFDAKELERIRKELKSNLFLVQLMEFPEETKQLKHFATYADGIGPWYKQILDKKVNGKWVTTSLVKNAHQLGLKVHPYTFRADQLDEFSTFKEMMQTLLINANVDGAFTDFPDLVVNFVNLNN
- a CDS encoding chloride channel protein, with the protein product MPTKYKILKKVLIWRYKYISERQFVYILSILVGFLAGLGTFILKDFTFLIEELLEGKFIKDYHYSLYFIFPIIGLFLVYSIKKFVIKKEIGHGISTTLHSISKRNGIIERYKIFASLITAPLTVGFGGSAGLQGPAVSTGAALGSNVAQLFHMNAKTRMLLVGCATAGAMSSMFQAPIAAIIFAVEIFSLDLAFASLVPLLLASVSAVISSYFFVGTDVLFGFKLQDVFQVKDIPFYIILAFFTGIASVYFSKMYFAITHFFGRFESSFKKLIIGGITIGIMLYLIPPLYGEGYGLINNLLNGDTAKALKDIPYNIDLQNAYMVVFMLLIIAIFKAIAMTTTFAAGGVGGIFIPTIFMGSALGNAIAKIINQLGFSVSESNFTLIGITGLMAGVLHAPLTAIFLIAEITGGYELFVPLMLVAAISFAFTKYFISNSIYTVELAKRGELITHNKDKNVLMMMRIDKLIETNFKPITPEMTFGEMLKKSVAKSKRNIFPVLDQEKRFLGIVLLDDIRPMMFDQTQYKVATVADFMKSAPEIIFYNDTVEKVMQKFKDSNAWNLPVVKNEKYVGFISKSKLLTAYRNKLIEVTS